The genomic segment TCGAGCCGGTCTTGGCGCAGGATGGCGAGGAGTTTGTGGCGCTATTGCGCCGCTGGCCTCGCGATGTCTCCCTTGAAGATCACCTCATGGAGTGGGCGATGAATCGTACTAAAGATCCCGATCAGCAGGCCTTTGATCAGGCGGTGATCAAGATGACTGTGCTGGCCGAACAAGAGCCGGATCTGCGAACGGCCTGGTTGATGACCAACGACCGAATAGAGCACGCTCTAGTCGAGATCTTCGCAGATCGCCTGCGGCGATCGCCTGACGATATTGAGGTGCGGATGCACGCCGCAGCGGCCACCGCAGTCGTGCGCGTTATCAGTGAAGACGTCAGTGCTGCCCTGATGGCGGGAGCCGATCGTACCTCGCTCGGCAACCCGCTTGGGCAGATGGCCCGCGCTGTGCACATCGCTACGGGGGGGGCGATCGGCGATCCTGTCGATCCCTAAACTGATGAGCAATTGAAGTCAGCAACAAGAGTAAAAGAACGGAGATGAAGATGCAAAATACCGA from the Leptolyngbya sp. CCY15150 genome contains:
- a CDS encoding TetR/AcrR family transcriptional regulator translates to EPVLAQDGEEFVALLRRWPRDVSLEDHLMEWAMNRTKDPDQQAFDQAVIKMTVLAEQEPDLRTAWLMTNDRIEHALVEIFADRLRRSPDDIEVRMHAAAATAVVRVISEDVSAALMAGADRTSLGNPLGQMARAVHIATGGAIGDPVDP